One Thermus hydrothermalis genomic region harbors:
- a CDS encoding crossover junction endodeoxyribonuclease RuvC, with protein sequence MVVAGIDPGITHLGLGVVAVEERGALKAHLLHGEVVKTSHKEKAEARVGRIHARVKEALLRFQPEALAVEEQFFYRQNELAYKVGWALGAVLVAAFEAGVPVYAYGPMQVKQALAGHGHAAKEEVALMVRGILGLKEPPSPSHLADALAIALTHAFYARLKAAKPL encoded by the coding sequence GTGGTGGTGGCGGGCATTGACCCGGGGATCACCCACCTGGGCCTTGGCGTGGTGGCCGTGGAGGAAAGGGGAGCCCTCAAGGCCCATCTCCTCCACGGGGAGGTGGTGAAGACCTCCCACAAGGAAAAGGCGGAGGCGCGGGTGGGCCGGATCCACGCCCGGGTCAAAGAAGCCCTTCTCCGCTTCCAGCCCGAGGCCTTGGCGGTGGAGGAGCAGTTTTTCTACCGGCAAAACGAGCTCGCCTACAAGGTGGGCTGGGCCTTGGGGGCGGTGTTGGTGGCGGCCTTTGAGGCCGGGGTGCCCGTCTACGCCTACGGGCCCATGCAGGTGAAGCAGGCCCTGGCCGGGCACGGCCACGCCGCCAAGGAGGAGGTGGCCTTGATGGTGCGGGGGATTTTGGGCCTCAAGGAACCCCCAAGCCCAAGCCACCTGGCGGACGCCTTAGCCATCGCCCTCACCCACGCTTTCTACGCCCGGCTCAAGGCCGCCAAGCCCCTTTAG
- a CDS encoding DOMON domain-containing protein has product MRRGIVGLMVLALSVALAQAPKVDGKIAPGEYAKSYKHEKSGITLYWSVVGDTLYLALEGESKGWIGIGFLPEKSDKKKGADQYLFYMEGGKLVALDMYQVKRTGAPSPDEKEGGKNSILAASATYEGTKWTVEFSRKLKTGEPTDVEIAPGRKLLVLLAHSEKMDPKEEHKKTERWYLEDFAF; this is encoded by the coding sequence ATGAGGCGAGGCATCGTAGGACTCATGGTTTTGGCCCTAAGCGTGGCGTTGGCGCAGGCGCCCAAGGTGGACGGGAAGATCGCCCCTGGGGAATACGCCAAGAGCTACAAGCACGAAAAGAGCGGGATCACGCTCTACTGGAGCGTGGTGGGGGACACGCTCTACCTGGCCCTCGAGGGCGAAAGCAAGGGCTGGATTGGCATCGGCTTCCTGCCAGAAAAGAGCGACAAGAAGAAGGGCGCTGACCAGTACCTCTTCTACATGGAGGGCGGCAAGCTGGTGGCCTTGGACATGTACCAGGTGAAGCGCACCGGCGCCCCTTCCCCGGACGAGAAGGAGGGCGGGAAGAACTCCATCCTGGCCGCCAGCGCCACCTACGAGGGCACCAAGTGGACCGTGGAGTTCAGCCGGAAGCTGAAGACCGGGGAGCCCACGGACGTGGAAATCGCCCCGGGGCGGAAGCTCCTTGTCCTCTTGGCCCACTCGGAGAAGATGGACCCCAAGGAGGAGCACAAGAAGACGGAGCGCTGGTACCTGGAAGACTTCGCCTTCTAG
- a CDS encoding sensor histidine kinase, with amino-acid sequence MRLGTQLLLTVLLAATATGGALLLGGGAFLYAEGERALWQQTRSAAWDLATLLTDDLLLQDRLAVWEKLGAAKERYPGFAYAYVLSPKGEVLAHTFAEGVPEALLALGGERTLRLGGRLVYQGEAPVYGGAAGVVRLALAQDPLREELAQVLRTGAFGLLWAVGLGVGLGYLLLERVLEPLKGMAERVALLGKGGKVAFPEPRNELGALGRALNRMGEEVERRERELTLLNRLLAESQALRLEELAERVLSLLVRELGFTCGDLWVEGRVVHCRACQAACPLGGVKGLAEEALREGRVVVAQGGVGVPVPPRGALVLYGKPKVEEAWLVGFLKALSGPLATALENARLYSLLEEKERQRAELLKAWLRAQEEERARIARELHDEVGQALTGLILGLEGLPGDAAQALKELARYTLAEVRRLALDLRPSVLDHLGLEAALVRYVREFADRTGIEVDLSFHLRRPLSKELETVVYRVVQEALTNVARHSGSPRAAVGVLEAEGEVRVFVEDEGRGFDPKAVGPGHQGLLGMRERVELLGGRFFLESAPGEGTRVQVRLPLEVVA; translated from the coding sequence GTGAGGCTTGGGACCCAGCTTCTTCTCACCGTCCTCCTGGCGGCGACCGCCACGGGCGGGGCCTTGCTTTTGGGCGGGGGTGCCTTTCTCTACGCCGAGGGGGAACGGGCCTTGTGGCAGCAAACCCGCTCGGCCGCCTGGGACCTCGCCACCCTGCTCACCGATGACCTCCTGCTCCAGGACCGCTTGGCGGTGTGGGAGAAGCTGGGGGCCGCCAAGGAACGCTATCCGGGGTTCGCCTACGCCTACGTCCTCTCCCCGAAGGGGGAGGTCCTGGCCCATACCTTCGCCGAGGGGGTGCCGGAAGCCCTTCTGGCTTTGGGGGGCGAGAGGACCCTGCGGTTAGGGGGAAGGCTGGTGTACCAGGGGGAGGCCCCGGTGTATGGGGGGGCGGCGGGGGTGGTGCGCTTGGCCCTGGCCCAGGACCCCTTAAGGGAGGAACTGGCCCAGGTCCTGCGCACCGGGGCTTTTGGCTTGCTTTGGGCCGTGGGGCTTGGGGTGGGGCTCGGCTACCTTCTCCTGGAGCGGGTCCTGGAACCCCTCAAGGGGATGGCGGAGCGGGTTGCCCTCCTGGGGAAAGGGGGGAAGGTGGCGTTTCCGGAGCCCAGGAACGAGCTCGGTGCCTTGGGTCGGGCCCTCAACCGCATGGGGGAGGAGGTGGAAAGGCGGGAGCGGGAACTCACCCTCCTAAACCGCCTCCTGGCGGAAAGCCAGGCCCTGAGGCTGGAAGAGCTGGCGGAGCGGGTGCTTTCCCTGTTGGTGCGGGAACTCGGCTTTACCTGCGGCGACCTGTGGGTGGAGGGGCGGGTCGTCCACTGCCGCGCCTGCCAAGCCGCTTGCCCCTTGGGGGGTGTGAAGGGGTTGGCGGAGGAAGCCTTGCGGGAGGGGCGGGTGGTGGTGGCCCAAGGGGGGGTGGGGGTGCCGGTGCCCCCTCGAGGGGCCCTGGTCCTCTACGGAAAACCCAAGGTGGAGGAGGCGTGGCTTGTGGGCTTCCTGAAAGCCCTTTCCGGCCCCTTGGCCACCGCCTTGGAGAACGCCCGGCTTTACAGCCTCCTGGAGGAAAAGGAGAGGCAGCGGGCAGAACTTTTGAAGGCCTGGCTTCGGGCCCAGGAGGAAGAAAGGGCGCGCATCGCCCGGGAACTCCACGATGAGGTGGGCCAGGCCCTCACCGGTCTGATCCTGGGCCTGGAAGGCCTTCCGGGGGACGCGGCCCAGGCGCTCAAGGAGCTGGCCCGCTATACCCTGGCCGAGGTGCGGCGCCTGGCCCTGGACCTTAGGCCTTCCGTGCTGGACCACCTGGGTTTGGAAGCCGCCTTGGTGCGGTATGTGCGGGAGTTCGCCGACCGCACGGGGATTGAGGTGGACCTTTCCTTCCACCTCCGCCGGCCCTTGTCCAAGGAGCTGGAAACCGTGGTCTACCGGGTGGTGCAGGAGGCCCTCACCAACGTGGCCCGGCACTCGGGAAGCCCCCGGGCGGCGGTGGGGGTCTTGGAGGCGGAAGGGGAGGTGCGGGTTTTCGTGGAGGACGAGGGCCGGGGCTTTGACCCCAAGGCGGTGGGCCCCGGGCACCAGGGCCTTTTGGGGATGCGGGAGCGGGTGGAGCTTTTGGGGGGAAGGTTTTTCTTGGAAAGCGCCCCTGGCGAGGGCACCCGGGTCCAGGTTAGGCTTCCTTTAGAGGTGGTGGCGTGA
- a CDS encoding KH domain-containing protein: MKDLVEYLARSVVDHPEAVRVQERRTREGLVYLVEVAQEDKGRLIGKQGRVIEAIRTLVRAYAKRKVGVEVR; this comes from the coding sequence ATGAAGGACCTGGTGGAGTACCTGGCAAGGAGCGTGGTGGACCACCCGGAGGCGGTGCGGGTCCAAGAGCGGCGCACCCGGGAGGGCCTCGTCTACCTGGTGGAGGTGGCCCAGGAGGACAAGGGGCGGCTTATCGGCAAACAGGGCCGGGTGATTGAGGCCATCCGCACCCTGGTGCGGGCCTACGCCAAGCGCAAGGTGGGGGTGGAGGTGCGCTAA
- a CDS encoding DUF72 domain-containing protein produces MAEIRVGTASWTDETLLASGWYPPEVRGNPEKRLRYYAKHFDTVEVDSTFYALPRPEVVQKWAERTPEGFLFHIKAYSAFTGHGLEAQALPKDLRALLPRQEGHLAQREVPEEVVEEAWNRFFAAIEPLRRAGKLGYLHFGLPPWTEPKPRSFQYLERLAERAQGYWVAVEFRNPKWYVAWGFVKKELLRLGLIHVSVDAPPHPEAPPRVLEPTHPVSVLRCHGRNAETWKGPHAKPYERFNWRYSEDELQDLAQATRTLAERAEKVFVIFNNNYGTQGVEAALGLKRLLGLGTSP; encoded by the coding sequence ATGGCGGAGATCCGGGTGGGCACCGCCAGCTGGACGGACGAAACCCTCTTGGCCTCGGGCTGGTACCCGCCCGAGGTGCGGGGAAACCCGGAAAAGCGCCTCCGCTACTACGCAAAGCACTTTGACACCGTGGAGGTGGACAGCACCTTCTACGCCCTGCCCCGGCCCGAGGTGGTGCAGAAGTGGGCGGAGAGGACCCCAGAAGGCTTCCTCTTTCACATCAAGGCCTACTCCGCCTTCACCGGGCACGGCCTCGAGGCCCAGGCCCTCCCCAAGGACCTCCGCGCCCTCCTACCCCGCCAAGAAGGCCACCTGGCCCAACGGGAGGTACCCGAGGAGGTGGTGGAGGAGGCTTGGAACCGCTTTTTCGCCGCCATAGAACCCCTTAGGCGGGCGGGCAAGCTGGGCTACCTCCACTTTGGCCTCCCCCCGTGGACGGAGCCCAAACCGAGGAGCTTTCAGTATTTAGAGCGCTTGGCGGAAAGGGCCCAGGGCTACTGGGTGGCGGTGGAGTTCCGCAACCCCAAGTGGTACGTGGCCTGGGGGTTCGTGAAGAAGGAGCTCCTGCGCCTGGGCCTCATCCACGTGAGCGTGGACGCCCCGCCCCACCCCGAGGCTCCCCCGAGGGTCCTCGAGCCCACCCACCCCGTGAGCGTCCTTCGCTGCCACGGCCGGAACGCCGAAACCTGGAAGGGCCCGCACGCCAAGCCCTACGAGCGCTTCAACTGGCGCTATTCCGAGGATGAGCTCCAGGACCTGGCCCAGGCCACCCGGACCCTGGCGGAAAGGGCCGAGAAGGTCTTCGTGATCTTCAACAACAACTACGGCACCCAAGGGGTGGAGGCTGCCTTGGGGCTTAAGCGGCTTTTAGGCCTCGGCACAAGCCCTTAG
- a CDS encoding 4Fe-4S dicluster domain-containing protein has translation MEKEPLTSAEDRRRFLAKMASAIFASMVAPGLAQGVPQAAPPEDGAAEDVLLRMQKDLERALKNPNRKWGMVIDLRKCVGCHACTVSCMAENRLPPGVVYRPVSEEEVGTYPNVTYRFVPRPCMQCDEPPCVPACPYDATWKRKDGIVEIDYELCVGCEKCVPACPYNSRHKDDGYFWTENTPGQGKMPYETLPVYEWGKKVDREDEAGPMDKVRKCHFCLHRIEQGLLPQCVVTCIGRATYFGDLEDPNSLVAELVKKPNVMRLKEEAGTKPRVYYLV, from the coding sequence ATGGAAAAAGAACCCCTCACCAGCGCGGAGGACCGCCGGCGCTTTCTCGCCAAAATGGCAAGCGCCATCTTCGCCTCCATGGTGGCCCCGGGCCTGGCCCAGGGCGTGCCCCAGGCGGCCCCGCCCGAGGACGGGGCGGCGGAGGACGTGCTTTTGCGCATGCAGAAAGACCTGGAGCGGGCGCTCAAAAACCCCAACCGCAAGTGGGGCATGGTCATTGACCTCAGGAAGTGCGTGGGCTGCCACGCTTGCACCGTGAGCTGCATGGCGGAAAACCGCCTGCCCCCGGGCGTGGTCTACCGCCCGGTAAGCGAGGAGGAGGTGGGCACCTACCCCAACGTCACCTACCGCTTCGTTCCCCGGCCCTGCATGCAGTGCGACGAGCCCCCGTGCGTGCCCGCCTGCCCCTACGACGCCACCTGGAAGCGCAAAGACGGCATCGTGGAGATTGACTACGAGCTCTGCGTGGGTTGCGAGAAGTGCGTGCCCGCCTGCCCCTACAACTCCCGCCACAAGGACGACGGCTACTTCTGGACGGAAAACACCCCGGGCCAAGGCAAGATGCCCTACGAAACCCTTCCCGTTTACGAGTGGGGCAAAAAGGTGGACCGGGAAGACGAGGCGGGCCCCATGGACAAGGTGCGCAAGTGCCACTTCTGCCTGCACCGCATTGAACAGGGGCTCTTGCCCCAGTGCGTGGTGACCTGCATCGGCCGGGCCACCTACTTCGGCGACCTGGAAGACCCCAACTCCCTGGTGGCCGAACTGGTTAAGAAGCCCAACGTCATGCGCCTCAAGGAAGAGGCGGGGACCAAGCCCCGGGTCTACTACCTGGTGTAG
- a CDS encoding molybdopterin-dependent oxidoreductase translates to MEKLSRRELLKLSGAGALLGPLALGLQEASAQGMEAYEIQLPENTIYSSCLQCNTGCPIKVKLYEGVASKIDGNPLSPWTFRPHLPLNTPVDVVAKVDGALCPKGQAGIQTAYDPYRIRKVLKRAGPRGSGKWEEIPFHQAVKEIVEGGKLFAHLGDERHYPGLKELWALKDPEVMSRMAQAVRAIWAEKDKEKKKALVAKFKEDFKDYLPALIDPDHPDLGPKNNQVVFAWGRLKAGRSDFIRWFFGQSFGTVNLHGHTTVCQGSMYFTGKAMSEQPTFDATGKLSWSGGAKFYWQADLSKARFVVFVGANVFEGNYGPPLRVGWITERASRGELEYAVVDPRAQKAVKGASRWIAPKPGHDAAIALGVIRLLLEWGKVDTRFLSAANKAAAKAIGEASWTNAAWLVKLKDGKPERLVRASDLGLPKPKAKVGDKEVELDAPVVLVQGKPVAFNPNDENQAVFGDLFVDTVLQGIPVKSALTLIKEEAFRHQVKTWAALAGVSEEDIRFLAEKLAQYGKKAVVDVHRGASQHTNGFYNCFAWFTVNVLLGNVDHQGGFVQASTYDITGGKAGGPFVLSKLHPKPLSPFGISIIRHEVKYEDTTLFQGFPAKRPWYPHASDVYQEILPSAAQGYPYPIKILFHYMGSPAYALPGGHEQIRAMLDPDKIPLIVAFDIVVGDSYLYADYIIPDLSYLERWEFHGSHPSILWKVQPVRQPAIPPIPEEVEVFGQRMPISLESFLLALAEHLGLPGFGPKGFANGMPFTHPDHFYLKLAANLAYGEKADGSEALPEADERELAVFRQARRHLPPSVFDEKRWREAVGDEGLFRRTVYLLNRGGRFQEFAKAYAANDLVANRYGRQINLFLEKQALSLHPMTGKPYWPLPAYFPPYQDVLGRQLRDPGYGLTLLTHRSILQTKSRTISNYWLLAVKPENEILVSALDAERLGLKDGQRVKVVSATNPKGEWDLGPFGKKPMVGRVKVVQGLRPGCVAFPLGWGHWAYGASDLVINGQVVKGDPRRAAGVHANAAMRLDPYLKDTALTDVVGGSVVFYETKVNLLPV, encoded by the coding sequence ATGGAAAAGCTTTCCCGGCGTGAACTCTTGAAGCTTTCCGGCGCAGGCGCCCTGTTGGGCCCCTTGGCCCTGGGCCTTCAGGAGGCCAGCGCCCAGGGCATGGAGGCTTACGAGATCCAGCTTCCCGAAAACACCATCTACTCCTCCTGCCTCCAGTGCAACACCGGCTGCCCCATCAAGGTGAAGCTCTACGAGGGCGTGGCCAGCAAGATTGACGGCAACCCCCTCTCCCCCTGGACCTTCCGCCCCCACCTGCCCCTGAATACCCCCGTGGACGTGGTGGCCAAGGTGGACGGGGCCCTTTGCCCCAAGGGCCAGGCGGGCATCCAAACCGCCTACGATCCCTACCGCATCCGCAAGGTGCTCAAGCGGGCCGGGCCCCGGGGAAGCGGCAAGTGGGAGGAAATCCCCTTCCACCAGGCGGTGAAGGAGATCGTGGAGGGGGGCAAGCTCTTCGCCCACCTGGGGGACGAGCGCCACTACCCCGGGCTCAAAGAGCTCTGGGCCCTTAAGGACCCCGAGGTCATGAGCCGCATGGCCCAGGCGGTGCGGGCCATCTGGGCGGAAAAGGATAAGGAAAAGAAGAAGGCCCTGGTGGCCAAGTTCAAGGAAGACTTCAAGGACTACCTCCCCGCCCTCATTGACCCCGACCACCCCGACCTGGGCCCCAAGAACAACCAGGTGGTCTTCGCCTGGGGCCGGCTCAAGGCGGGCCGCTCCGACTTCATCCGCTGGTTCTTCGGGCAAAGCTTCGGCACCGTCAACCTCCACGGCCACACCACCGTCTGCCAGGGCTCCATGTACTTCACCGGCAAGGCCATGAGCGAGCAGCCCACCTTTGACGCCACGGGCAAGCTCTCCTGGTCGGGCGGGGCCAAGTTCTACTGGCAGGCGGACCTCTCCAAGGCGCGCTTCGTGGTCTTCGTAGGGGCCAACGTCTTTGAGGGCAACTACGGGCCGCCCCTCCGCGTGGGCTGGATCACGGAGCGGGCAAGCCGCGGCGAGCTGGAGTACGCCGTGGTTGACCCGCGGGCGCAGAAAGCGGTGAAGGGCGCAAGCCGCTGGATCGCCCCCAAGCCGGGGCACGACGCCGCCATCGCCTTGGGGGTTATCCGCCTCCTCCTGGAGTGGGGTAAGGTGGACACCCGCTTCCTCTCCGCCGCCAACAAGGCCGCCGCCAAGGCCATCGGCGAGGCCAGCTGGACCAACGCCGCTTGGCTTGTGAAGCTGAAAGACGGCAAGCCGGAAAGGCTTGTGCGGGCAAGCGACCTGGGCCTTCCCAAGCCCAAGGCCAAGGTGGGGGACAAGGAGGTGGAGCTGGACGCCCCGGTGGTCCTGGTCCAGGGCAAGCCCGTGGCCTTCAACCCCAACGACGAAAACCAGGCGGTGTTCGGCGACCTCTTTGTGGACACGGTCCTCCAGGGTATCCCCGTGAAGAGCGCCCTCACGCTCATCAAGGAGGAGGCCTTCCGCCACCAGGTGAAGACCTGGGCCGCCTTGGCCGGGGTAAGCGAGGAGGACATCCGCTTCCTGGCGGAGAAGCTCGCCCAGTACGGCAAGAAGGCGGTGGTGGATGTACACCGGGGGGCCAGCCAGCACACCAACGGCTTTTACAACTGCTTCGCCTGGTTCACCGTGAACGTCCTCTTGGGCAACGTGGACCACCAGGGCGGCTTCGTCCAGGCCAGCACCTACGACATCACCGGTGGCAAAGCGGGAGGGCCTTTCGTCCTCAGCAAGCTCCACCCCAAGCCCCTAAGCCCCTTTGGCATCTCCATCATCCGCCACGAGGTGAAGTACGAGGACACCACCCTCTTCCAAGGCTTCCCCGCCAAGCGCCCCTGGTACCCCCACGCCTCCGACGTCTACCAGGAGATCCTCCCCTCCGCCGCCCAAGGCTACCCCTACCCCATCAAGATCCTCTTCCACTACATGGGCTCCCCCGCCTACGCCCTGCCGGGCGGCCACGAACAGATCCGGGCCATGCTGGACCCGGACAAAATCCCCCTCATCGTGGCCTTTGACATCGTGGTGGGGGACTCGTACCTCTACGCCGACTACATCATCCCCGACCTTTCCTACCTGGAGCGCTGGGAGTTCCACGGAAGCCACCCCTCCATCCTCTGGAAGGTGCAGCCCGTGCGGCAGCCCGCCATCCCGCCCATCCCCGAGGAGGTGGAGGTCTTCGGGCAAAGGATGCCCATCTCCCTGGAAAGCTTCCTCCTGGCCTTGGCCGAGCACCTGGGCCTACCCGGCTTTGGGCCCAAGGGCTTTGCCAACGGGATGCCCTTCACCCACCCCGACCACTTCTACCTGAAGCTCGCCGCCAACCTGGCCTACGGGGAGAAGGCCGACGGCTCCGAGGCCCTGCCTGAGGCGGACGAGAGGGAGCTCGCCGTCTTCCGCCAGGCCCGCCGCCACCTTCCTCCCTCGGTCTTTGACGAGAAGCGCTGGCGGGAGGCGGTGGGGGACGAGGGGCTTTTCCGCCGTACCGTCTACCTCCTGAACCGGGGCGGCCGGTTCCAGGAGTTTGCCAAGGCCTACGCCGCCAACGACCTGGTGGCGAACCGGTATGGCCGGCAGATTAACCTCTTCCTGGAAAAGCAGGCGCTTTCCCTCCACCCCATGACCGGGAAGCCCTACTGGCCCCTTCCCGCCTACTTCCCGCCCTACCAGGACGTCTTGGGGCGGCAGCTCCGGGACCCCGGCTACGGCCTAACCCTCCTGACCCACCGGAGCATCCTGCAAACCAAGAGCCGCACCATCAGCAACTACTGGCTCCTGGCGGTGAAGCCGGAAAACGAGATCCTGGTGAGCGCCCTGGACGCCGAGCGGCTTGGGCTTAAGGACGGGCAGAGGGTCAAGGTGGTTTCCGCCACCAACCCCAAGGGCGAGTGGGACCTGGGCCCCTTTGGCAAGAAGCCCATGGTGGGCCGGGTGAAGGTGGTACAGGGCCTGAGGCCAGGGTGCGTGGCCTTCCCCTTGGGCTGGGGCCACTGGGCGTATGGGGCGAGCGACCTCGTCATCAACGGCCAGGTGGTGAAGGGCGACCCCAGGCGGGCTGCAGGGGTGCACGCCAACGCCGCCATGCGCCTTGACCCGTACCTCAAGGACACCGCCCTGACGGACGTGGTGGGCGGGAGCGTGGTCTTCTACGAAACCAAGGTGAACCTCTTGCCGGTGTGA
- the rimM gene encoding ribosome maturation factor RimM (Essential for efficient processing of 16S rRNA), translating to MRLVEIGRFGAPYALQGGLKFRGEPVVAHLERVYVEGQGWRAVEDLYQVAGEVVVHLAGVTTRELAEALVGLRVYAKVEDLPPLEEGQYYYFALMGLPVFVEGKQVGEVVDILDAGAQDVLVVRGVGERLRDRAERLIPLQAPYVRVEAGGIYVEPIPGLFEEEV from the coding sequence ATGCGCCTGGTGGAGATCGGTCGGTTCGGCGCGCCCTACGCCCTTCAGGGAGGGCTAAAGTTCCGGGGGGAGCCCGTGGTGGCCCACCTGGAACGGGTCTACGTGGAGGGGCAGGGTTGGCGGGCGGTGGAGGACCTCTACCAGGTGGCCGGGGAGGTGGTGGTCCACCTGGCGGGGGTCACCACCCGGGAACTGGCGGAGGCCTTGGTAGGCCTCAGGGTCTACGCCAAGGTGGAAGACCTCCCTCCCTTGGAGGAAGGCCAGTACTATTACTTCGCCCTCATGGGCCTTCCCGTTTTCGTGGAGGGGAAGCAGGTGGGGGAGGTGGTGGACATCCTGGACGCCGGGGCCCAGGACGTCTTGGTGGTGCGGGGGGTGGGGGAGAGGCTGAGGGACCGGGCCGAAAGGCTCATCCCCCTGCAGGCCCCCTACGTCCGCGTGGAGGCGGGAGGGATATACGTGGAGCCCATCCCCGGCCTTTTTGAAGAGGAGGTCTAG
- the rpsP gene encoding 30S ribosomal protein S16, producing the protein MVKIRLSRFGSKHNPHYRIVVTDSRRKRDGAYIEKIGYYDPRKTTPDWLKVDVERAKYWLSVGAQPTDTARRLLRQAGVFRQEA; encoded by the coding sequence ATGGTCAAGATCAGGCTTTCCCGGTTTGGCTCCAAGCACAACCCCCACTACCGCATCGTGGTCACCGATAGCCGCAGGAAGCGGGACGGGGCGTACATTGAGAAGATCGGCTACTACGATCCCCGCAAGACCACCCCGGACTGGCTCAAGGTGGACGTGGAGCGGGCCAAGTACTGGCTTTCCGTGGGGGCGCAGCCCACGGACACCGCTCGCCGCCTCCTGCGCCAGGCGGGGGTTTTCCGGCAGGAAGCGTAG
- a CDS encoding PhnD/SsuA/transferrin family substrate-binding protein, producing the protein MRKLLALLLLAACARPPEVALGPPYAKEAERGGVRIVVAGMRSPVEAGPYREFLQGLEALLGERVEVFGRRTYWEVLETLRQGEADLGFLCTLAAGLGVEEGFLEVLLASDTAVPYQSLIVVREDAPYQSLAELKGRPFAFTDSLSNTGHAWPRLLARDLGEGFFAQAFFTYSHDRALGAVREGLAEGAAVDGVVYATLGVKGLRVLARGPADPPPPVVARKSLPEKERLMQALLALVKKPENAKALRALGLKGFRRSEDAPYRVVYRRAREVLP; encoded by the coding sequence ATGCGAAAGCTCCTGGCCCTCCTTCTCCTTGCCGCCTGCGCCAGGCCACCCGAGGTGGCCCTCGGGCCTCCCTACGCCAAGGAGGCGGAAAGGGGTGGGGTGCGCATCGTGGTGGCGGGGATGCGTTCCCCCGTGGAGGCGGGGCCATACCGGGAGTTCTTGCAGGGCCTCGAGGCCCTTTTGGGCGAGCGGGTGGAGGTGTTTGGGCGCCGCACCTACTGGGAGGTCTTGGAGACCTTGCGCCAGGGAGAGGCGGACCTGGGCTTCCTTTGCACCCTGGCGGCGGGGCTTGGGGTGGAGGAGGGGTTTTTAGAGGTGCTTTTGGCATCGGATACGGCGGTGCCTTACCAGAGCCTCATCGTGGTGCGGGAGGACGCTCCTTACCAAAGCCTGGCTGAGCTAAAGGGGCGCCCCTTTGCCTTCACGGACTCCCTATCCAACACCGGCCATGCCTGGCCTCGCCTTTTGGCCAGGGATTTAGGGGAGGGCTTCTTTGCCCAAGCCTTCTTCACCTACAGCCACGACCGGGCCCTTGGGGCTGTGCGGGAGGGGTTGGCGGAAGGGGCGGCGGTGGATGGGGTGGTCTACGCCACGTTGGGCGTGAAGGGGCTTAGGGTCCTGGCTAGGGGTCCCGCCGACCCCCCTCCGCCCGTGGTGGCACGCAAAAGTCTTCCCGAAAAGGAAAGGCTCATGCAGGCACTCCTTGCCCTGGTGAAAAAACCGGAAAACGCAAAGGCCCTAAGGGCCTTGGGCCTAAAGGGGTTCCGCCGGTCGGAAGACGCTCCTTACCGGGTCGTCTACCGGAGGGCGCGGGAGGTGTTGCCGTGA
- a CDS encoding response regulator transcription factor, giving the protein MIRVVLVEDHILVRSGIRHLLEARGPIRVVGEAGSGREALALLEGLEADLAILDVSLPDCTGIDLCRTLKARFPRLRLLALSMHEDPEYVRGFLQAGGEGYVSKAAVDHELLDAVLAVARGERYLNPSLAMRLAMEMVQGEVKEEGLSPREEEVLRLLAQGLSHKEVAERLAISEKTVATYRERGMEKLGLKTRSDLLRYAVRRGWLSG; this is encoded by the coding sequence GTGATCCGGGTGGTTTTGGTGGAGGACCACATCCTGGTGCGCTCGGGCATCCGCCATCTTCTGGAAGCCCGGGGGCCCATCCGGGTGGTGGGGGAGGCGGGAAGTGGCCGGGAGGCTTTGGCCCTTTTGGAGGGCCTCGAGGCCGACCTCGCCATCCTGGACGTTTCCCTACCCGACTGCACCGGCATTGACCTCTGCCGAACCCTTAAGGCCCGTTTTCCCCGCCTGCGCCTCCTCGCCCTTTCCATGCACGAGGACCCCGAGTACGTGCGGGGCTTTTTGCAGGCGGGGGGCGAGGGGTACGTGAGCAAGGCGGCGGTGGACCACGAGCTTTTGGACGCCGTCTTGGCCGTGGCCCGGGGGGAGCGGTACCTAAATCCGAGCCTCGCCATGCGCCTTGCCATGGAGATGGTCCAGGGAGAGGTGAAGGAAGAGGGCCTCTCCCCCAGAGAGGAGGAGGTCTTGCGCCTTCTCGCCCAAGGCCTTTCCCACAAGGAGGTGGCCGAGCGCTTGGCCATCTCGGAGAAGACCGTGGCCACCTACCGGGAGCGGGGCATGGAAAAGCTCGGCCTCAAAACCCGGAGCGACCTCTTGCGCTACGCCGTGCGCCGGGGCTGGCTTTCGGGCTAA